Within the Platichthys flesus chromosome 16, fPlaFle2.1, whole genome shotgun sequence genome, the region AAATTGTacgttgtgttgtttttaccctagaatggaaccttttatattaacatcaggagcgggtcctctacAGAggctgccatttttttttacagtagccctaAACTTGACAACgtctgaaggctaccacaggttctccttcatgtttggaaggtgaggtggggtattcagctgcaacttgcAACTTCAcctctagatgtcactaaactctacacactgaacctttaagcatGATCACCCATAAAATTAAGATAAACTAAAATTGGGTCCAAATCAAGGAAAGGGGGGATGAGTTAATATTTTATTAGCTAATGATAAAAGTTTTTATGTTTGAAAGTTTGAGTCAAAGGAAGCTGACTCAGCCTGCCGTATTTCCTCAGCAGGGTGTCCCACAGCCTCAAGGCTCATATTTCAAAAGCTCTGTCTCTCAGAAGTCTTCAGCCAAGAATCTGGAACAGCTAAAGGGTCGCTGCCAGAGGATCTCCACATGTCAGCTGGGTTGTACATGGCTGGAAGGTTTGCGATATACCAAGGAGTAAGCCTTTTTAggttattaaaaataatcctaAAATCATTTCTGGAACCAGGGTGATGCGTTCCAGCTGGTTTACTTTAAAAGCCTGGCAGCTGATCTCTGTACAGTCTTAAGCCGGTCTGCAGAGTTTTCTATTAAGACATGTAATAACAGGTAAACACAGTCTCCCTCACAGTCGTGCCAGGGACAGGCACAAAGACTCCAGGTCCATGTCTACATGCTAAGAAAATCACGTGAACTGTGCGTGTTTTCCCCCTCAGGCAATGTTTTCCACCGACCTGATCGAGTCTAAACAGGAGCGGGTTGCCATCAATGGAGTAGAACCCCAGATGATCGGGATGCTGGTGAGCTACGCCTACACGTCGGAGGTCTACATCTCCAAAGCGAATGTGCAGGTAGGGCCTCCACTCTCACCTCGCCTCTCCCCCTCCTAAACAACACGGGTGCTAAGCATCAATGTGCTTCAGGCTCTGCTGGCAGCAGCCAACCTGCTGGACGTGATGGCCGTGAGAGAGGCCTGCTGTCGCTTTATGGAGCGTCAGATGGACGAGATGAACTGTGTGGGGATCCACTGCTTCGCCGAGGCCCATTCCTGTAAGGTGCTGGAGAAACGCAGCATGGACTACATCCTCGAGCACTTCAACAGTGTCTATCAACAGGTGAGAGGCTGGCGGAGACCTTTGATTTTCAGTCTAGACGGTCAGCGCTGACTCCCGCACGCTGCCGTGTGTAGCTAATGGGAAATGCACTCCATTTAGAGGTTGATCAAATCTTAAGTCATAGTTAATAATTTTGCCATATCATTTATATTGTTGTAACGTACACTAGATTTTtagttgaataaataaataaatcagcacTATGAGCTTTGGGTGTGCTGCAGTGTTTATCGTGTAACTTGGTCACCTGTCTTGATTCAAAGAGCAAACCTCCATAGTCAAAttcatataatttttttaattaaaatcaaataaataaataaatatttcttgatatagataagatacatttattggtcccacacacatgcacacacacacacacaacatgcatatgggaggaaacacaggaggacacacagagcagcggGAAGCAATGCACAGCGCCCTAAATATTAAACGctttatctcacaatgtcaaaataaaaaaaactgaatccaaCCATTAATTCTGACTTACTCTCAAAGTTAAGGGTCTTTTCCTTCGCCCATACCCCTCCCTTCAACCTATTTTGCTAATATCAGTTCAGCaatttttttgcataatcctgccgACAGTCAAATAAACGGCGATGAAAACCCAACCACTGCTGGAGGTGAAAACGAGCCACTAGTACCTGAGCAGGAGAACTGAACCTGTCAGTGTTGTTGatttcatgtgtgaaaaggtTTAACAGAGATAATCTCCCTGTCAGAATAGTTTAACTGCTGACTGACTGATTAACTTCCATACTccggtgtgtgtttgagtgagccAGATGACCAAGTTGCTACTTACACTTTACCAAACTTATCATCTTCTAAATCTTCCACCCCAGGAGGagttcctgtctctgtgtgtggacaAACTGACAGAAATCGTTGGCAGTGACCACCTCAATGTGCCCAAAGAGGAGATGGTGTTTGAAGCCGCCATGTCGTGGCTGAATAAATGCACCTCTCGCAAACAGAGCTTCGAAAAGGTCAGATTCACTCGAGCTTACACGAGCTGGGCTTCTTGTATTTTGCCTTCCCTGGTAAAGATACAGTATGTGGCAGAGAAGGGCTGTGGCAGTGACTGAGATGAGCTGTCTGAGTCGATCAGAGTTCTCCCCTTTCATTCGTCCCTCGAAGGTCCTCGAGCACATCCGCCTGCCTCTCATCAGCCCCTACTACCTCCACGACGTGATCGAGTCTCAGGATGTGGTGAAGGAGAACCAGGCCTGCCAGACGCTCATCTCCGAGGCGAAGGACTACCTGCTGCTGAAGGACCGCCGTGGAGAGCTGTACTGCCCTCGGGCGAGACCTCGCAGATCCACAGGTGAACCCGGTCACGCCTGCACCATGAATGCAAACACTCAATTAAATAATCAGTGACTATTAAGAAATGTTATTAATTGTTATTAAAATTGTTAGATTTTAAATTCCCTGGTTACagctttttttaatctaaaaaatgtagctttttctgacattttatggaCCCATCGATTGATTGAAAAACTGGTTTCAGATTAATTCGATAATTATTAGTCGTGGGTCCAACGCCCCTCTACGTTGTATCCTACAGGCCTCTGCCTCGCCTCactcctctctgttcctctccctctgttgccatggtaacaggGACCGCTGAAGTGATAGTGACAGTCGGCGGGGAGGACGACAAGGTGGTGCTGCGCAGCGTCGAGAGCTTCGATCCGGTGACCAATCAGTGGAAGAATCTGGCCTGCCTGCCCTTTGCCGTGAGCAAACACGGGCTGGTTGTGTCAGGTGAGGGCGGGCGGGGGAAACGCTGTCAAGTTTATTTCAGAGGATAATTAACTCCATACTTTGTCTCTACTCAAATGAGAAACCAAGCCTGGATGTATTGCACACACATAAGACGTGTTTCTCTCCACCCACTcccacttctcctcttcctctgcagactCAACCCTGTATTTGGCAGGAGGGGAGTTTCCTGACGGCTCAGCCAGCAGAGAGATGTGGCGCTATGACCCCTGCTTCGACTCCTGGATGGAGATGGCCCCCATGAATGTAGCTCGATCTGAGTTAGGTTAGGATGACTGATCTTGTGTCATTTCCCGCAACTCTGAGCATTTAATAGTCATGTAATAGTTGCACTTCAAAACCTCCTCCTTTCCCTTCGGGTTCATGGGATGTTTGACTGCCTGCAGTGTGGGTGCAAAAACAGCATGGATTTTCATTTGCTGCTCTCTATCCATAGATATCCTTAACATTTGAATACTAAATATTTACATTGGGAGCGGGTCCCCTCAGACTGGCTGAGGTTTTATGACAGCTGAAGGCgataccacaggttctctttcatgtttgtgagggtgaggtgagggataTTCAGCTGAAATGtacaacctcaccactagatgtcactaaatccttacacacagaacctttaagtatctctctcctctcaggccTGGTGATGCTGGACGGCTTTGTGTATGCAGTGGGAGGTTGGGAGGGGCGGTCGCGTCTGGACTCGGTCGAGTGCTACAACCCCCATGCCAACTGCTGGCAGTTCACAGAGTCTGTCAAGATGGCCGTCACAAGTCCTGCTGTGGTGGCCCTGGACGGACTGCTCTATGTTACTGGTAAGAAATGAAGGCTCTACACACATGCAGGTTATTCTAAaccttgtctttttttatttagtatttatccATGTCTCCCTGTGACCTGGTAGGTGGGGCAGTTCTTGAGGACGGTGACGGCACAGATCTCGCCCAGGTGTACAACCCTAAAACCTCAGTGTGGACAGAGGTCACATCGATGCAGATCGCTCGCTCTGGTTCAGCAGCCTGCACGCTCAAAGGAAAGATCTATGTTATAGGTAATATACATGTATGTCTCAGCCGTTAGTCTTTTGTAGATTTTCCCAGTGGTCCAGAAATGGTCTATTCTCTTGTTGAACCTCTCTTTGTTTCTTGCAGGTGGATGGCACGCCTCGACGGAGAACACAGATAAGGTGGAGTGTTACAATCCCAAGACCAATCAGTGGACCATGTGTGCCCCCATGAAAGAGCGACGCTACCGACCCGGTGCTGCTGTGGTGGATGGAAAGATCTACGTcctgggaggagaagaaggcTGGGACAGGTGAAGAGCCATTCAGAAAAGCTGCTGATACACGTAATATTCATCCAGTTTTGTGGTTGTTGAGGAACCTTTTAGGAACTTATTAGCATTTCAAAAGTTATACAGTGAGAGTGCCAGAAATATCATTGTCAGGACTTAGTGATGTGATGTTTATTGACTTCAATACAAAGGGACATGTAGTTTAAAAATagtttgtgtatgtatgaatgtatgagTAAGACAAAGGAAGGAACCGTTATTATCCATGTTACCATCTGCACATTTTTTATTCAGCAGGTTCGCACAAAAAGTACTAGACTGATTTGTACTAAAGTTCTTGTTAAATCTTTGTGTGAAACCAGATCAGGAGACGtaattttattttgcattgGAAGAGACAATGTTTTTCTACTGTTGTGTGTCTGGGTTTTACCTGCAGATATCATGACACTATTGAGAGGTACTGTGACGAGACGGACACCTGGGAGATCGTCGGGGAGATGCCCACCAGTCGCAGCTGGCTCagctgtgtctctctccagctgAGGAAGGACATCCACATGAGCAGCTGTCCCGGGACGCCAAATGACAACTGAAGCACTACGATATCATTGAGGAATCTCTCCTGGTGGTGATTTGCACATTGTTCGGGGACAGTGCACTACAGAGCTCTGAGCTGTGGAGACCAGCAACCTGACAAGTGATGCCTGGATTTGGCACAGCGCTGTTTGAGCTCTTACTTGTTGCAACATGTGGTCGTGGCGGCTTGTGGTATGAGCCTCGCTGATCTGGGTTCCTCCTTTGTGCGTGGAGACAAAGGAAACGTTGTTTACACACATTATCTCATGTAACTGAGATGGACGACTCGGTCGGGAATCAGAAATCACCTTCTGTGTGATGTGACCATGTTTGAGATGATGTTTATATGTCTGCACACCTTAAACCTGTGAAGAAGGTCCCAGCCAACATAGTGTATTTTTGTATCATTGTTATGTGACGTATTTATTGGGGTGTAACAAGCTGGGGGGAACAAGTGAAAGTTTTGCTCCATTAAAAGATGCTCTGTCAGCCAAAGAATCGAATTGTTAGGAATTTTCAACGTTGCCTGTGAAAGACATCTTTGTGTGAGCACTGTTTCAGTAGTTAAATTTTAAAGTATTTGTCTTAACAAACTGTAACCTGTTAggtatatttttgtaatgtaatgtgcgTCATGCgtttgagtgaatttaaatggaGTTAGGTTCTATTAAAGATGTTTAATACTTAACACTGTGCGAGTGTTTGTGTAGTAACACGTttcataatttgttttagtACTGAACTGTTAACTTTTGTTGacttaaattacttaaatatcAATCATTCATTTTGCGTTATAGTCTTCCTCAGTCTTAGTCACTGGAGGTTATGTCACTAAGTAATGGAGATGGTTGTTATTAGAATATTTTACATGTACAGTAAAAGATTTgttgagggatgatgggagatGCCACAATGTCCAAAAaggtatcccccccccccccccctccctttccctctaATCCATCCCCGCATCCCTTAGGTGAGAGTGCTGTTTAATACATGCTTAATACAAACTATAAAACCAAATTGCACATCCCAACCTCGTGCCGACACAGATCAGACATTCATCTCTTCTCCGAGTGAAAAATATGTGAATTTTATCAcaatttatcatttgtttttccactcCAGAAGAAATCCCTGACAATGCACAATGTATTATACAATGGACGTGAAGGTTAACGTATTACATAAGAAACTAAGTGaagcagtttattaggtacaccaaGCTAAAACTAATACAATCCAACACAAACATCCCTAAAGCATATCTTACCTTCATGAAATgaacaatatttatataatatatggcATTTTGTATGGGACTTCATTAGTTCCACTCAGTGTACCTAGGCATTGGTTATTAAATTAGGCATtgctgtatttcaaataaacacattttcaaggtGTAAACTGGAATTGAAGATCTGTCACTTAAGATAAAAATAAGGGAGCATTTCATTTCTAGGATTATATTCATATACAATTTTCATAGTTGGAGGGCCTCAAAATATGTTGGGAAAAGGACTTTAATCATGTGATCCTATAATTCCTAGGAGTTTgattatgttattgttttgttgtgtttattgtgttttgtatttttatatttttagttGTCTGGCAAGATTTGAATATTATTTGCCGGACTTCAGACGTTTCTGTCatggttgtttaaaaaaagaaaaaaaaaaggaaaaagaaatgtaatttagacatttacaaatctgtgttAAGAATCAGGTAATTGATTACTGCCATCTACTGAGTTGGTGCATTGTTCCTAGAGATACTGCAATACAATGTTGATCCAAGTGGAAAGCACAAGCACACGTAtttttgtctgtgaaacaaaagcctaataCCAGACTAATGGATATAATAGTTCaatgagttatttttgtgtaaaagTCAAAGTTGAGGGGTGTGGCTTATTGTCACATCAGAGTTTCCATTGATCTATTAGTCCCATTATATTCCTTTAACCTCCTTTGCTTCAGatcctttaaccccctttgcttcaatccctaaaccccctttgcttcaattcctttaatcccctttgcttcaatcccttaaccccctttgcttcaattcctttaaccccctttgcttcaattcctttgaccccctttgcttcaattcctttaaccccctttgcctCAATTCCAAGTAGCCACTTTGCTTCATTGAAGAATCAGTCTGCAACAACCAGCCAATTGGTAGCACAAAGGAGATATTTTCAAGGAAAACACACTTCAAACAGCGAAAAGAGTCACAATGGAAATCACTCATCAGAAAGTTAAACACATTGACATAAATGCAGAGACTCTCCGCCCGTACATTGACAACTTCTTTACGAAGATCACtgcagagcagtgggagctgttgAAGTCAGGCAAACCGGATGATGCGACCACATTTATGTTGGCAGACCTTCTGCTGAACTTAATGACGTCTGTTTCAAATGCCATTGTAAAGCGACGTCCCCGTGCACCCGTGTCTGAGGATAAAGTTCGGTCCATTCTGGGCAACGCTCTCAACAACAGTCTTTCACCAGGCAGCACAACAACGTCTGAGAGTTTGGCTAAACTCACAGACTTGGTTgtagaggaggtgacggagactGTAAACTCCTCCTTGTCTGCAAGCTCCATCTGTGTGAGCTCTGAGAAGCCTATAGCAACCCGCCTCATTAACCCCGATAATGTCCAGAAGATGATCTCTTATGCCTGCAAGTcgttaaagacagacagacgaatCAAACGATTGATCAAGTGTCAATCGGACCCTTCAGGCGATCCCCTTCTGGTGTCTAGGACTTCTTCAAGCTCCTACTCTTCAGGAGTAAGCTCCAAGTCAAGTAGATACTCGGAGGGAGGTTCAACAGCAAGCAGTAtggacagtgtgaagaggctTGTCCAGGAAAAAATCAACGATAGTTTAACTGACATCACAGACTTCTTTAATGAGTTCGATGATAGCCTCTCTCTCAATTTATCGTTTTCTCCAGAGATTGATAAGGCTTTAGATGAAATAATTGAGTCAATCAGTGAGGAAAGCAAAAATGGAAAAGAGTCCCCAGAGCCAAACTTCTCAATCGgtaagggaaagagaaagatcaataggcttttcataaagacttttgTCGGAGCAGGGATGCTCCAAATACTGTCACAGGTCGCGAAAAAAATTAATCAGAATCCCAAAGTCACTAGCAGGAAGGCGATAAAGACATTGATTGCTAGTATTGACGCTGTGCTTCTAGAGAAGGAGAAGCCAGGAGATGGAAATGAAAGTTCTGCATTCCAAGCACTGGAAAAGACAATATCTGAAAAGGTTATTATATTCACAAAACAGCTTTCAGATCTCATCTATTCGCACATCGCACCTGGCAAGAATTCAGACAAGGGTTCAGGTCTACTGAAAAAGGTTTGTGTTCCTACTTCACATAGGAATAtatatgcagacattcagacaagggtgttttgttttctgtccttgataaGCTGGTGGCTGAACAAGCAAGTTAAccgccacacaaacagagtgtcaGTCGCTTTAATGACCATCGACTCATCGCAGTCATCATCATTAGAGGTCAACAGccttgaggagaaaagatcagagcagTCGTCACCATCATCAGAGTTCACCGGCAGAGGGACGGAAAGACTGAAGCAgacaacaccagcagtggtcactagcagagggaagaaaagatCTAAGCAGTCAAAAACAGCAttggtcaccagcagagggaatgaaagactgaagcagtcaacaccagcagtggtcaccagccatgggaatgaaagactgaagcagtcaacaccagcagtggtcaccagcagtgagAATGAaggactgaagcagtcaacaccagcagtggtctacagcagagggaaaaaaagatctAAGCAGTCAAAAACAGCAttggtcaccagcagagggaatgaaagactgaagcagtcaacaccagcagtggtcaccagaagagggaaaaaaagatctaagcagtcaacaccagcagtggtcaccagcagtgagACTGAAGGACTGAAGCAGTCTAAACCAGCAGTGGTCtacagcagagggaaaaaaagatctAAGCAGTCAAAAACAGCATTGGTCACCcgcagagggaatgaaagactgaagcagtcaacaccagcagtggtcaccagccatgggaatgaaagactgaagcagtcaaccccagcagtggtcaccagcagtgggaatgaaagactgaagcagtcaacaccagcagtggtcaccagccatgggaatgaaagactgaagcagtcaaccccagcagtggtcaccagcagtgggaatgaaagactgaagcagtcaaccccagcagtggtcaTCAGCAGAGGGAATGACAGACTGAAAcagtcaaccccagcagtggtcaccagcagtgggagtaaaaggtcgaagcagtcaacaccagcagtggtcaccagccatgggaatgaaagactgaagcagtcaaccccagcagtggtcagcaggAGTGGGAGTAAAAGGTCGAAgcagtcttcatcatcagaagTCAGCAAAGAACGTGAGAACACAGCCTCATCAGAGAGGAGGGCCAGGGAGAAGACTGAAAAGATCCAGGCTGAgctcaaatataaaatgtttgtcaGTGTTCTCTCGGACAAGCTCGTCACACAAATCTATAGAAAGGCAAAGGTGACATGTACTGACGAAGAGATAAGGCGTCATCTGCTGGAGAGAATATGGGCCGAGGTCAAAGACATAGACTCACCTTTCATCCCTGAAAGAATCCTTGAACTGGACATTTTCAAGGAGTTATGTAAGAAGTGGCCTTCTCCAGAGATGCTAATGTCTTCCCTTCTTGGAAGAGATCCAGAACTTGAGATGTCAATAATCTCCATTGTGAGAAGACGCCTGTGCAAAAAGCCTGGCTTCGtctcctctttcagagcaggCATCTTTTCCTTCTTCGGTAGATAATAGGTGGATGATGTTACTCCgatagcttcactttcaaatgtcagtgtggcaGTGGTGCTTGCCACGGGGCTCTCCCACACAAAGCCAGAAACGGAATGTTTGCTTTTCagtgtgaggaccaatcagTTAACAGCTCTCGActgcgctgattgatcctctgtggtgcaggtaccaccatcatcattttcagGCCATGGATTTATCCGGCCTGACCTAGCTTTTACTAAGTTTTACAATGGGTTTTCTCAAGGTGCTCCTGTTATCCCCACATTTCtaaaaatgaatacaatttcTACAATGGAATCATTTGTTGTCAGTATTTATTCCAGGCAGACTAAAGTTTTGCTGTTTTACAAGCTGAATATTCACTGTGTCTCAGGTATAACTTTCTTCCTTTAATTCATCAGCCATCGGCACCTTCACTTTAACTTAGCTCCCGAGCTGTATAAGGCGGAGGAGAGTAACCTCATTATGGCTGGTGATCAAATAGCAATACTGAGCATCCATTAGATGTAGCAGATGTTAGGGGCtaccagcagatgttaggggCTACCAGCGGATGTTATTGACATAGGTCTTAGGTTGGTAGTGACAATATGTGATAAGACTGTAAGTCACTGGCGCCCATCCACCAGCTTCTCCCCGTCTCGGACTTGCTCCAACTGATCAAAATGCCTCGAGTGAAACTGATCTGACTTAAATGATCTGATTATTTTACAACCATAGACCATACAAAAATTGACAGTATGAAATAAAAGTTATCAAACTGAACAAATTCAAAGCTGACTTCATGCTATCATTTAATGCAGTGTTAACCTTTAAACTATGATGTTGGACAACATACTGCAAATGTGAAGAGGAAAAATCTGGCAGAAGTTTTAGAGAACAAACAAATTCAGATAAAATCCTGTAATTCCAAAGCAACTGGTTATTTCATtgatttacattcacaaaaaaatccaataaaataCACCTTTTATTTacatggaaacacaacattttataaGTTTTAGATCTTTTCCAGAAAGGCACTTGATCAAATTCTTGTTGCAAATTATCAACAAGGGAAATTCTATTTGGTAAAaggcacttaaaaaaaacatgaggaaAAGACATGGAGGgtgtaaacaaacatgaacagACAATCATTTTCAAGCTTTGAATCACAGACAAAATGGCGATCACAACTCTATCCCAACACAGTGATGACAAATTctatttttctaaataaattgcaaacatgcagaaaaacacatgtgCAGATGGTTGTTACTCATGAGTTGTGTCTCAAAAACCGTTGTACTTTGTCTGGCACATTTTACACTCAGCTTTTTAGGTTATAATTGTTCATCTTTTATGAGTTGTATCCTTTGTGCTCttgtatcttttttattttttttagggaTGGTGCAACATTCAActcacttttattctgcatcATTATGTCTAACACAGGATGTCCTGTCTTTTATAGTAAAGTTGCTGCTGTAGCACTTTGTCCAAAGAGAAATATCCCAATGTGAACAACAAAGTccatttgatttaatgttaCTACAAGTTCAGTAACCTGATGGCCTGATGGTACAAACTGTCTTTTACTGTCCTCATTCTTCAAGTTGCTGTTTTCCTTAGTAAATGCAATGCAGCAGAAATCCATCGTCTGGTGAATGATGCTCCGCGCGGTGGATTCTGGGTAAGACGACGGCCCGCCGCCATGTTTGTCTTTCTGCACCGGGCTGAAGGAGAGAGTCTGGCGTCATGAGAGGAATCCGGTCCCTCAACAGTCTTCCCGTgagtcctctcttctccccgCGTGGCCCGAGCTGTGTCCCCCGACACACGCGATGGGAACTTCACTTGTTTACCTCACTGGTTTTAGACGATAACCCCTCTTTTAGCTGTTTGTAGCGTGGTGGCTAGTTAGCTTGCTAGGTGGCTAGCTAACGCCGGCTTTTCTAGCGTAAGGCTAGCTCGCCTGTATTGTTTTTACAGCTGAGTTAAGTGACACCCCCTCTCCCCGGATCATCCACTTACACCGATAGTCAGATTCAAGTGGTAGTAACGTGTGCATGTAAAGCAGGAGGTTGTTTCTGGTTAGCTTGGCCACTTGTAGCTTCGTGGGGTTCTCCTGAAGGTCAATGTCTGATCCTGTGTTTACTGCAGTTCCGTGTCAGTGTCCTGGACAATATCCGGAGACTTTCTGACAGTTGACAGATCTCAGGCTGTGTTgacagggcacacacacacacatctggtcTTTACTTCAAGGTTATAACTTGCACGGGTTATTTCAGGTCACCCCCTCCCACCTTAATTTAGGACATGATGGCTAGTGTCTGCTGTCTGCTCCAGATGAAAATGATTACACAAATGTGAATCACAGAATGATCACCAGAATCTTATTTTAGGTCAAACTCGCAAACATAGGGTTgttaatacaattattattgaaTACATAACATCGTCATCTAGAGTGTAGGTAATAATAATTTTCTATAATATGTGATTTCTTTTTGCTCAAGACTGGGGCTGCAATTGACAGCTTCTATCCTGataaatttaaatgtcaaatatttcCCCCACTGTTTGGTCTATGAAATAAAGAGGAATATGTCTCGTCCACTCGTTTCTTATTCCTGGGTGACGTGAAAACAGCTCAGAGACTGTTGGTCTTCAAGTTTTGACCAGGTTTATCAGacagtgatttgttttccttcttttacctgaatCAGGTACATTTATCAagtaatatgtaaataaaaaacaaggatAAATGGAGCATAGTATGAACTAATGGCATTTTGTATAAGAAAATATAGATTATTAAATCATTTCCTATCATGTTGGTCACCTGGTCATGCCTATTGATTTATCTTGTGACCCATGGAAGGAGGTGTTGGTAGATTACAGATCTAGCCATCTCTCAAATACTCATTAGGGTTATAAATCATGTTGATATTTTTGAGGTTAAGATTTGTCCGATCGAATGTCTTTACTACTTTCATAGACATGTTGTTCACAGCTGTCGTCTCTTCCCACAGAAACGTTGCTATGCAGCTGCCAGGAGGAGTGAAGCTCTGACTGAAACCGTTGCAGCTCCCCCTCCTCAAAATGTCCAGGTAGCACTTGTCTACATTTGAGTACCTGTTAAAGGCTAAACTGtttaaatgaatcaaaagtTGAATCAGAGAAAAGAAGAGCCAGTAGCAGGAAAATTGACACTGTAAATTCACAAGGAtatttgtcattgctgctccagGTGTCAAAGCTCCCAAACGGTCTGGTGATCGCATCACTGGAGAACTACTCGCCCTTGAGCAGcgttggtgtgtttgtgaaagctGGGAGTCGCTATGAGACTGTGGAAAACCTGGGTGTCTCTCATGTGCTACGACTGGCCGCCAACCTGGTAACCTGTGAATGACTGTGAACATGCAATGTTTTCTGGGAAAAAATTGAATTGTGTTCAGTTAGCTTCATGGTTAC harbors:
- the si:ch211-256e16.3 gene encoding kelch-like protein 20 — translated: MAEIIAVNAGLPSPSAMNLTYRVQEDPGPASPAVPATPAPLSSEDYLFVEARHPSTVLQGLNSLRLNNAFCDVTLCCGGQEFPCHRIVLASFSSYFQAMFSTDLIESKQERVAINGVEPQMIGMLVSYAYTSEVYISKANVQALLAAANLLDVMAVREACCRFMERQMDEMNCVGIHCFAEAHSCKVLEKRSMDYILEHFNSVYQQEEFLSLCVDKLTEIVGSDHLNVPKEEMVFEAAMSWLNKCTSRKQSFEKVLEHIRLPLISPYYLHDVIESQDVVKENQACQTLISEAKDYLLLKDRRGELYCPRARPRRSTGTAEVIVTVGGEDDKVVLRSVESFDPVTNQWKNLACLPFAVSKHGLVVSDSTLYLAGGEFPDGSASREMWRYDPCFDSWMEMAPMNVARSELGLVMLDGFVYAVGGWEGRSRLDSVECYNPHANCWQFTESVKMAVTSPAVVALDGLLYVTGGAVLEDGDGTDLAQVYNPKTSVWTEVTSMQIARSGSAACTLKGKIYVIGGWHASTENTDKVECYNPKTNQWTMCAPMKERRYRPGAAVVDGKIYVLGGEEGWDRYHDTIERYCDETDTWEIVGEMPTSRSWLSCVSLQLRKDIHMSSCPGTPNDN